TCACCTTTTTCAGCAGCGATATGTAAGGGGGTATTGTTTCTATCCTCTTCACTGCTACTTTCAACCTGATCTGGACTATTGCTATAATTTTCCATTGCAGAAATATCTGCATACAGAGCCAACATTGATACCATTAATACTTTTTTCATACTTCCTCCATTTTTTGTAAAACATTGTTTAAAAAACTTTGTTTACACTTTAATTTAACCTCTTAAATCAAGAATACCCTTTTTGAAAGCCAAAAAACAAGAGTTTTGTGATATTTTTTTATTATTGTGAATTTGGCTGAAATATCTTGTATCCAGATGGCAAATATTGCTACGTGATCAACTTAATCAGAACGTACCCATTCGACTCTTTGCATAGGTTATCGCCTTGCCACGACACGCACCCAAAAACCTAATTGCAAAGGAAGGCAACCTTTGATACGCTATTTTAAATGATGAAGAGATTGAAAAATGCCATTTAATTACTCGATTTCCAGGTCATGCCTGAGGACTACGAGGTTAGGACTAAACCCAACGTGAATTTAAATAATTTAAATGAACTAAAAAAAGATTTAATACAAAAGCTCAATGACGTTTTAAATGAAACAGATCTTGAGACTTTTCGCTTACAATATCTATCACGCCAAGGAAGTATTGCTCAACTTTTTGAACAATTAAAAACCATGGACGCCGATCAAAAACGTTTGGTTGGTCCAAGCCTAAATGAATTAAAAAAAGAGATTCAACAACAATTTGATGAAAAAAAAGAGACTTTTTTTCAAACTCAAATCAATGCTCAGCAAGAAAAACAAAAGTATTTTGATGTGACCATATCAAAACCAACTCAGCATGGCAGCTTGCATCCATACACTCAAATAACAAAACAAATACAAGATATTTTTATTTCAATGGGATTTGCGGTAGCCGATGGACCTGAGCTTGAAACAGAATTCTTTAACTTCACATCACTAAATATTCCACAAAATCATCCAGCTCGAGAAGATTCTGACACCTTCTGGATCGACCCAGTTCATTTGCTTAGAACGCAAACCTCAACCGTGCAAATTCGAACTATGCAAACGCAGACGCCTCCAATTGCAATTATTGCTCCTGGTAGAACTATGAGAAATGAAGCAACTGACGCGTCGCACGATTTTATGTTTATGCAATTTGAAGGCATGTACATTGCAAAAGATGTTTCGATTTCAAACTTGCTTGCAACATTAAAAACTTTTTTGAGCAAGCTTTTTGAGCAAGAGATCAAAATTAGGGTTCGACCTGGATACTTTCCTTTTGTTGAACCTGGACTTGAGATTGACGCTTCGTGCCCATTTTGCTCAAGCGGTTGCTCAACATGCAAACGAACCGGTTGGATTGAGCTTATGGGAGCTGGACTTATTCACCCAAATGTTTTAAAACATGGCGGCATAGATCCTAAAATATATTCAGGATTTGCCTTTGGATTTGGGTTAACTAGGCTCACAATGCTTAAATATAAAATTTCAGACATTAGACTTTTACATAGCAGTAATCTGCAATTCTTAAAGCAATTTTAATATGAAAATTACAAAATTAATTATTCCTGCAGCAGGAATTGGTAGTCGTTTTTTACCAATTACAAAATCAATTCCAAAAGAAATGCTGCCACTTTCAAACAAACCTGCAATTCAATACATTGTCCAAGAAGGTGTAGATGCAGGAATAAACAACATGCTCATTATTCTTTCTCCAGAAAAAGGCGTAATTTTAGATTATTTTGCACGGAATCATCACCTAGAACAGATTTTAGCAGAACAAGGAAAAAGCGATTGTCTTAAAGAGCTTAACGATCTGATAAGCATCGCAAAGTTTCAATATTTTATTCAAAACAAACCACAAGGCGTTGCAAACGCCCTGCTGCATGCGCAACCAGCAATTCAAAATGATGAATTTTTTGCAATGGCATACCCAGACGATATTATTTTTGGAACAAACCCAGAAATTGGATACCTTGCAAAAGTTGCTCACGAGCATCAAGCTATGGTTATTGGGGTTCTTGAAGTTCCATATGAAAAAATTTCAGCTTATGGAGTTATTGCTCCAGGAACACAAATAGCTCATGACATTTTCGAAATTGATCATTTAGTCGAAAAACCAAACGCGGCAGATGCGCCCTCAAACTTAGCAATTGTCGGTCGTTTTATTTTACACCAATCTCTTTTTGCCCACATTCCGTTAACTCCACCTGGTAAAGGCGGTGAAATTTTACTTCCCGACACGATTAACCTGATGATCAAAAAAGGATTTAAGGTTTTAGCTGTCAAACTCAAAGGTGAACGTTTTGATACGGGAACGCCCCAGGGATGGCTTGAATTCATCATCAAGCACAATACATAAATTAAATATTGCTTTCGCCTTTGAGAAATTGTTACCTTCTTTTTAAGAAAACAAATAACTCAAAGGGGGGCCTTATGAAAAAATTGTTGTACATCTCTCTGCTTTTTATTGCAAACTCTTTACACAGCTCTAACTTATGTCGGGGCTTTGAATACACCGGGCAAGGACTAAGGCGCGCAACACGAGAAATAGTTGATTGTCAATGTAGCTGTTGGCAATATCCAAAAGTAAAAATAGACCAAGGTTATGGATACGGATGTTTGCAATGCGGACATCGATTACTTCCAGAACAAATCTTCCCAGAAATCTTAACAGCACAAAAATCTAAAAATGAAACTTGGGACCCAACAAATAAAAAATACGTTCGCCACTCTCAAAGATAGACCACAAGATTTTATATTTTGATATAAAAAAAGGAGCCCTTGAAATTTTCAAAGGCTCCTTAAATTTTTGAATATTTTATATTTTTAAAAATTACAATTAACCTTTCAAATCGCATGAAATTTGATAAAAATACAAAATTCCGTATTATTTAAAGTATAGTATTTTTTTACACAAGGATTTAAATGAAAAAACATGTATCAGTAAGCTTTCTTACAATCGGTGTTGCAGTTTTCACCATGTTGTTTGGTGCTGGAAACATGATTTATCCAATCAAGGCTGGAGTGGCTGCTGGTAGTCAATATATCGTTGGTACTTTAGGGTTTTTACTAACGGGCGTTTTAATTCCAATTATCGGACTTGTTGCAATGATTTTGTTTGATGGAAACTACAGAGTTTTCTTTAATAGAGCTGGCAAAGTTCCTGGTTTTTTAGCAATTTTATTTTGCATGCTCATCCTCGGGCCCTTCCTGGTAATTCCTCGTTGCGTTACCGTTTCATACGAAATGCTTTTTCCGCTGCTTCCTAATGTTGGACTTGCTGCTTTTAGCGCTTTTTTTTGTTTGTTAACTTTTGCTTTTAGCTACAGAGAATCTAAAGTTTTAAATATTTTAGGCAAATATATGAGCCCGGTTATTATTACATCTTTTGGATTTATAATCATAAAAGGATTGATGAATGCGAGCACAACAATAGAACAAATTCGTCCTGCTAGCACCATTTTCTTAGAGCAAATTGTTCACGGTTTTCAGACACTTGACTTACTTGGTGCTTTGTTTTTTGCATACATTATCATTCGTTTAATCAGATCAGATAACTCAGTTGAAGCAATTTCATCAAAACAAGTTGCCGCAATTTGTTTAAAAGGTAGTGTTATCACAGCCGCTTTAATGACTGCCTTTTACGTTGGATTTATTTCACTAAGTGCTTTTTATGCTCATCTTGTAACGAGTGATATGAATGGTGCTGAAATTTTTAG
The genomic region above belongs to Candidatus Dependentiae bacterium and contains:
- a CDS encoding UTP--glucose-1-phosphate uridylyltransferase — protein: MKITKLIIPAAGIGSRFLPITKSIPKEMLPLSNKPAIQYIVQEGVDAGINNMLIILSPEKGVILDYFARNHHLEQILAEQGKSDCLKELNDLISIAKFQYFIQNKPQGVANALLHAQPAIQNDEFFAMAYPDDIIFGTNPEIGYLAKVAHEHQAMVIGVLEVPYEKISAYGVIAPGTQIAHDIFEIDHLVEKPNAADAPSNLAIVGRFILHQSLFAHIPLTPPGKGGEILLPDTINLMIKKGFKVLAVKLKGERFDTGTPQGWLEFIIKHNT
- the pheS gene encoding phenylalanine--tRNA ligase subunit alpha, which produces MNLNNLNELKKDLIQKLNDVLNETDLETFRLQYLSRQGSIAQLFEQLKTMDADQKRLVGPSLNELKKEIQQQFDEKKETFFQTQINAQQEKQKYFDVTISKPTQHGSLHPYTQITKQIQDIFISMGFAVADGPELETEFFNFTSLNIPQNHPAREDSDTFWIDPVHLLRTQTSTVQIRTMQTQTPPIAIIAPGRTMRNEATDASHDFMFMQFEGMYIAKDVSISNLLATLKTFLSKLFEQEIKIRVRPGYFPFVEPGLEIDASCPFCSSGCSTCKRTGWIELMGAGLIHPNVLKHGGIDPKIYSGFAFGFGLTRLTMLKYKISDIRLLHSSNLQFLKQF
- the brnQ gene encoding branched-chain amino acid transport system II carrier protein, producing MKKHVSVSFLTIGVAVFTMLFGAGNMIYPIKAGVAAGSQYIVGTLGFLLTGVLIPIIGLVAMILFDGNYRVFFNRAGKVPGFLAILFCMLILGPFLVIPRCVTVSYEMLFPLLPNVGLAAFSAFFCLLTFAFSYRESKVLNILGKYMSPVIITSFGFIIIKGLMNASTTIEQIRPASTIFLEQIVHGFQTLDLLGALFFAYIIIRLIRSDNSVEAISSKQVAAICLKGSVITAALMTAFYVGFISLSAFYAHLVTSDMNGAEIFRIIALHVIGQHGILFLVVAVLIKCLATATALAVVFSEYLRNEFFDKQISYLSCLIITLTTTTVISNFGLTNIITWGFPIITAGYPIILTITLCNIAYKLFDFQWIKLPVFAVTAIMIGISVYPHLAS